One stretch of Siphonobacter curvatus DNA includes these proteins:
- a CDS encoding FAD-dependent oxidoreductase: protein MTILESTAANQYDAIVVGSGISGGWAAKELTKHGLRTLVLERGRDVKHVTDYPTGMMSPWEFEHRTQLPLEIKEANPIVSKCYAFYEGSTHFFVKDAEHPYVQEKPFDWIRGYQVGGKSLLWARQTQRWSDFDFEGPARDGFAVDWPIRYADIAPWYSYVEKFAGISGNKDGLPNLPDGEFQKPHEMNCVEDYFQKQIASKYKDRNVIQGRCAHLTEPKDIHFQQGRAQCQHRTICERGCPFGGYFSSNASTIPWAAKTGKMTLRPHSVVHSIIYDEKKGKATGVRVIDANTKKMTEYYARIIFVNAAALNTNLVLLNSTSNRFPNGLGNDSGVLGKYVAFHNYRATISAEYDGFLDMKTEGRRPNSPYIPRFRNVHKQETNFLRGYAAGFNAGRGTYTNQDGIGADLKKNLMNPSWGGWHVGSHMMGETIPKENSTVQLDPNKKDPFGIPQLAINMFYDDNDEKMIKDFHEQFTEMYTAAGFKNIRTRDSKQAPGLDIHEMGGVRMGKDPKTSMLNKWNQLHACKNVFVTDGASMTSTSTQNPSLTYMALTARAVDYAVKEMKKQNL, encoded by the coding sequence ATGACTATACTGGAATCAACGGCAGCCAATCAATACGATGCAATCGTGGTTGGTTCGGGCATCAGCGGAGGCTGGGCCGCCAAAGAATTAACGAAACACGGGCTGCGAACGCTGGTACTGGAGCGGGGACGGGACGTGAAACACGTAACCGATTACCCCACGGGCATGATGAGCCCCTGGGAGTTTGAGCACCGAACCCAGCTTCCCCTGGAAATTAAAGAGGCCAACCCGATCGTGAGTAAGTGTTACGCCTTTTACGAAGGCAGTACGCACTTTTTCGTAAAAGATGCCGAACATCCGTACGTGCAGGAAAAGCCCTTCGACTGGATTCGCGGCTATCAGGTGGGTGGAAAATCCCTGCTCTGGGCCCGCCAGACGCAGCGGTGGAGTGATTTCGATTTCGAAGGCCCCGCCCGCGACGGCTTTGCCGTTGACTGGCCCATTCGTTACGCGGATATTGCTCCCTGGTACAGTTACGTAGAGAAATTCGCCGGGATTTCCGGTAATAAAGACGGCCTGCCCAACCTGCCCGACGGCGAGTTTCAGAAGCCTCACGAAATGAACTGCGTGGAAGATTATTTCCAGAAGCAGATTGCCAGCAAATACAAAGACCGGAACGTGATTCAGGGCCGTTGTGCTCACCTGACCGAACCGAAAGACATTCACTTCCAGCAGGGTCGGGCCCAGTGTCAGCACCGTACCATCTGCGAACGGGGTTGTCCCTTCGGTGGTTATTTCAGCAGTAACGCCTCAACGATTCCCTGGGCCGCCAAAACGGGTAAAATGACCTTACGGCCTCATTCTGTCGTACACTCGATTATTTACGACGAGAAAAAGGGTAAAGCAACGGGCGTTCGGGTGATTGATGCGAATACCAAGAAAATGACGGAGTACTACGCCCGCATCATTTTTGTCAACGCAGCGGCTCTTAATACCAACCTCGTATTGCTGAACTCGACGTCGAACCGTTTCCCTAATGGATTGGGTAACGACAGCGGCGTGCTGGGCAAGTACGTGGCCTTCCACAACTACCGGGCTACGATTTCTGCCGAATACGATGGTTTTCTGGATATGAAAACCGAAGGTCGTCGTCCCAACAGCCCGTACATTCCACGTTTCCGAAACGTACACAAGCAGGAGACCAACTTCTTGAGGGGCTATGCCGCGGGCTTCAACGCCGGTCGGGGTACGTATACCAATCAGGACGGCATCGGTGCGGATCTGAAGAAAAACCTGATGAATCCCTCCTGGGGCGGCTGGCACGTAGGCTCCCACATGATGGGCGAAACCATCCCGAAAGAGAACAGTACCGTTCAGCTTGATCCGAATAAGAAGGATCCGTTTGGCATCCCTCAATTGGCCATCAACATGTTCTACGATGACAATGACGAGAAGATGATCAAGGATTTCCACGAGCAGTTCACCGAAATGTATACGGCGGCTGGTTTCAAGAACATCCGTACCCGTGATTCCAAGCAGGCTCCCGGGCTGGACATTCACGAAATGGGCGGCGTTCGGATGGGTAAAGATCCTAAAACATCGATGCTCAACAAGTGGAATCAGCTACACGCCTGCAAGAACGTGTTCGTTACGGACGGGGCTTCGATGACTTCCACGTCGACGCAAAACCCTTCGCTGACGTACATGGCCCTGACAGCCCGTGCGGTTGATTACGCCGTGAAGGAAATGAAGAAGCAAAACCTGTAA
- a CDS encoding gluconate 2-dehydrogenase subunit 3 family protein: MAAAFGGLLSLPSWAQQWTPETVAGSPLLSALEESTLADLAETIIPETDIPGAKSLGVPAYIQKIVNDCMDTKAQETLKNGLYTVSDLAQKSSGGKTFSGMDTNQRLNFLNQLNAGADEETKDFFKLVKSLTIRGFTTSEYFQTNINHYQLVPGFYHGCVPVSTGK; the protein is encoded by the coding sequence ATGGCCGCCGCGTTTGGCGGTCTGCTGAGCCTCCCCTCCTGGGCTCAGCAATGGACGCCTGAGACGGTGGCGGGTTCTCCCTTGCTTTCCGCTCTGGAAGAATCCACGCTAGCCGACCTGGCCGAAACCATTATTCCGGAAACGGATATTCCCGGAGCGAAAAGCCTGGGTGTTCCCGCTTACATTCAGAAGATCGTCAATGATTGTATGGATACGAAAGCTCAGGAAACGCTGAAAAACGGTCTTTACACGGTCAGCGATCTGGCCCAGAAGAGTTCAGGTGGCAAAACGTTCTCGGGCATGGATACTAATCAGCGACTGAATTTTCTCAATCAGCTGAACGCCGGAGCCGATGAAGAAACCAAAGACTTTTTCAAACTGGTCAAAAGCCTGACCATTCGCGGCTTTACTACTTCTGAGTACTTCCAGACGAATATCAATCATTACCAACTCGTACCCGGCTTTTACCACGGTTGCGTCCCCGTTTCAACTGGCAAATAA
- a CDS encoding AraC family transcriptional regulator, protein MSNLYREITPLTQHDCFTLFARVKSDFDFPLHYHEEFELNFIARGPGIKRIIGDHSEVIEELELVLVGSNLPHGWFLHQCENKEIREITIQFHRDLFDEKFLRRNQLTFIRILLERAAKGVLFSRETIEAVRPRLEALTQKSGFDSVLDLMSILHDLSISRNMRTLSNASFTHDPFHYNSRRIEKAFEYMRANYDKKITLADVAKVASMPEVSFSRFIKKSTGKTFVDSLNEIRLGHASRMLIDTTQTIAEVSYKCGFNNLSYFNRTFLKKNGCTPREFRSNYSGSRVFV, encoded by the coding sequence ATGAGTAATCTCTACCGCGAAATCACACCGCTTACCCAGCATGACTGCTTCACGCTGTTTGCCCGGGTTAAGTCTGATTTTGATTTCCCCCTGCACTATCACGAAGAATTTGAGCTGAATTTTATTGCCCGTGGACCCGGCATCAAGCGGATCATTGGGGATCATTCGGAAGTAATCGAAGAGCTGGAGCTGGTGCTGGTGGGCAGCAATCTCCCCCACGGCTGGTTTTTGCACCAGTGCGAAAACAAGGAGATTCGGGAAATTACGATTCAGTTTCACCGCGATCTGTTCGACGAGAAATTCCTACGTCGGAATCAGTTGACGTTTATCCGGATTTTGCTGGAGCGGGCGGCCAAAGGGGTGTTGTTCTCGCGGGAAACGATTGAAGCGGTACGGCCCCGGCTGGAAGCCCTTACCCAGAAGAGTGGCTTTGATTCGGTACTCGACCTGATGTCGATTCTGCACGATTTGTCGATTTCCCGGAATATGCGTACCCTTTCCAACGCCTCCTTCACGCACGATCCCTTCCATTATAATAGCCGGCGTATTGAAAAAGCCTTTGAGTACATGCGGGCCAACTACGACAAAAAAATCACCCTGGCCGATGTCGCCAAAGTAGCCAGTATGCCAGAAGTGTCGTTTAGTCGGTTTATCAAGAAAAGTACGGGCAAAACGTTTGTTGATAGTCTCAATGAAATTCGACTGGGTCACGCCTCACGCATGCTCATCGATACCACGCAGACGATCGCCGAGGTATCCTACAAATGCGGATTTAATAATTTATCTTACTTTAACCGGACTTTCCTGAAGAAAAATGGCTGTACGCCGCGGGAATTTCGCAGTAACTATTCCGGTTCGCGGGTCTTTGTGTAA
- a CDS encoding SusC/RagA family TonB-linked outer membrane protein: MNRFKFYLFFSGLMLLGCFGTLFAQNRTISGTVADEKGELLPGVSLSIKGTTLGTNTNVEGRFTLSIPANATTLVVSFVGMQTQEIPVTNESTYTIVLQSDSKSLDEVVVIGYGSARKSDLTGSVASIKSEQLTQIATPNVTQAIQGRVAGVDVTANSGEPGGASRIRIRGVGTINNSDPLYVVDGFQTGDISFLAPTDIASMEILKDASATAIYGSRGANGVVLITTKRGRSGPTRFTLDGYAGVQNAWNKLNMLNAAQYGTLRLEAYRNDGTVLDPNGAEYRLLNNAAQTNMQGTDWQKEVMQSGSIQNYSLNVLGGTEKSRYSLTGTYFGQDGIVKNSSLRKYFLRFNNDYTFNNWLTGGISGAFSRTNKTFTNNDLFAGVLTTALRAEPITPAWNPETNNWGRTIVSQENNPARAANEMSGNKGYESLLNANAYVEASFLKHFKLRSQFGVNYKNVHNKQYLPEFFLDIKELRPNSQLTEYRSEQTQWVSSTYLTYDNDFGKHHVGGMIGTEAQRSTFDNIGMTAYNVPANTDLRYLSSSRNPNVIPTTTPPSDESLLSFFGRANYSYNEKYMLTATLRYDGSSRFLKGNRWGIFPAFAFGWNVTDEPFMANIKAISNLKVRAGWGQVGNQNSANNYGYVTTISGGNRYVFGDQIVEGFAPTMASNPNLKWETTTSSNIGIDADFFNHSLSLTADYFIKNTADMIVRVPVPVFIGVGPPYVNAGSMRNNGIELALNYRNEVGAFRYDVGVNFTKIKNEVTSLGGGTGIESANVISNWGNITRTSVGREIAYFYGLKTDGIFKTQEEANAYNTKYGIGSENLAKAGDVRFVDANNDGVINDKDRVYLGSATPKFSYGFNATLGYKNFDLRLFFQGVQGVEVVNALDYFTRSSMGTWNSVTDRLNRWTPENTNTNEPRMTAKDANANYRFSDRFVQSGDYLRLRNVTLGYTIPKVVTDRWKMSTVRAYVSVDNLLTVTGYKGLDPEIGEYGYNRSYNPLAVGVDVGTYPQPQTWRAGLTLNF, from the coding sequence ATGAATCGTTTTAAGTTTTATCTTTTCTTCTCAGGATTGATGCTTCTAGGGTGCTTCGGAACCTTATTTGCTCAAAACCGGACGATCTCCGGTACCGTGGCTGACGAGAAAGGGGAGTTACTCCCCGGCGTAAGCCTTTCCATCAAGGGAACCACCCTTGGAACCAACACCAATGTTGAAGGACGCTTTACCCTGAGCATACCCGCCAATGCTACGACGCTGGTCGTATCTTTCGTAGGGATGCAAACGCAGGAAATTCCGGTTACGAACGAGTCGACCTACACGATTGTACTTCAATCCGACAGTAAATCGCTTGATGAGGTCGTCGTTATCGGGTACGGTTCAGCCCGGAAAAGCGATTTGACGGGTTCGGTGGCTTCCATTAAATCGGAGCAACTGACGCAGATTGCCACGCCCAACGTGACACAGGCCATTCAGGGCCGCGTAGCCGGGGTAGACGTAACGGCTAACTCGGGCGAGCCCGGTGGGGCCAGCCGGATTCGGATTCGCGGAGTTGGTACCATCAACAACTCCGATCCTCTGTACGTAGTGGACGGTTTCCAGACGGGTGACATCAGCTTCCTGGCCCCCACGGATATTGCTTCCATGGAAATCCTGAAAGATGCTTCCGCTACGGCTATTTACGGTTCTCGCGGGGCCAACGGGGTGGTTTTGATTACGACTAAACGTGGTCGTTCCGGCCCAACCCGCTTTACGCTGGATGGTTACGCCGGGGTACAGAACGCCTGGAACAAACTGAATATGCTGAATGCTGCTCAGTACGGAACCCTTCGTCTGGAAGCGTACCGCAACGACGGAACGGTATTGGATCCGAATGGTGCGGAATATCGCCTGCTCAACAATGCCGCTCAAACCAATATGCAGGGTACGGATTGGCAGAAAGAAGTGATGCAGTCGGGTTCCATCCAGAATTACAGCCTGAACGTATTAGGTGGTACGGAAAAATCACGCTACAGCCTGACGGGGACGTATTTCGGTCAGGACGGGATTGTGAAAAACTCTTCGTTACGCAAGTATTTCCTGCGTTTCAACAACGATTACACCTTCAACAACTGGTTGACGGGTGGTATCTCCGGAGCGTTTTCCCGTACGAACAAGACGTTTACCAACAATGACCTGTTCGCTGGGGTACTGACTACGGCTTTGCGTGCGGAACCTATTACTCCCGCCTGGAACCCGGAAACCAATAACTGGGGTCGTACGATTGTCTCGCAGGAAAACAACCCGGCTCGGGCTGCGAATGAAATGTCCGGTAACAAAGGCTACGAAAGTCTGCTGAACGCCAACGCCTACGTAGAGGCTTCGTTCCTGAAACATTTCAAACTGCGTTCACAATTTGGCGTTAATTACAAAAACGTTCACAACAAGCAGTATCTGCCCGAGTTTTTCCTGGACATCAAAGAATTACGTCCCAACAGCCAGTTGACGGAGTATCGCAGTGAGCAGACGCAGTGGGTATCTTCTACTTACTTGACGTATGATAATGACTTTGGTAAGCACCACGTAGGCGGAATGATTGGTACGGAAGCTCAACGCAGTACCTTCGATAATATTGGCATGACGGCTTATAATGTGCCGGCCAATACGGATCTGCGGTATTTGTCCTCCAGCCGCAACCCGAACGTAATTCCGACGACTACGCCGCCTTCGGATGAATCCCTGCTGTCGTTCTTTGGACGAGCGAACTATAGCTACAACGAGAAGTACATGTTGACGGCTACGCTGCGGTATGATGGTTCTTCCCGTTTCCTGAAAGGAAACCGTTGGGGTATTTTCCCAGCTTTTGCCTTCGGCTGGAACGTAACGGATGAGCCCTTCATGGCTAACATCAAAGCCATCAGCAACCTGAAAGTACGGGCTGGATGGGGTCAGGTGGGTAACCAGAACTCAGCCAATAACTACGGGTATGTAACGACGATTTCTGGTGGTAACCGCTACGTATTCGGCGACCAGATCGTGGAAGGTTTCGCTCCAACGATGGCGAGCAACCCGAACCTGAAGTGGGAAACGACGACGAGCTCCAACATTGGGATCGACGCGGATTTCTTCAATCATAGCCTGAGCTTGACGGCTGATTACTTCATCAAGAATACCGCTGACATGATTGTTCGGGTTCCCGTACCCGTGTTTATCGGCGTAGGACCTCCGTACGTGAATGCCGGTAGCATGCGGAATAATGGGATCGAATTAGCCTTGAATTATCGCAATGAAGTAGGGGCATTCCGTTATGATGTGGGCGTGAATTTCACGAAGATCAAAAACGAAGTAACCAGCCTCGGTGGCGGTACGGGCATTGAATCTGCCAACGTCATCAGTAACTGGGGGAACATTACCCGTACGTCGGTTGGTCGCGAAATCGCTTACTTCTACGGCTTGAAAACCGATGGGATTTTCAAAACGCAGGAAGAGGCGAATGCCTACAATACGAAATACGGAATTGGTAGCGAAAACCTGGCGAAAGCGGGTGATGTACGCTTCGTAGATGCGAATAACGATGGAGTTATCAACGATAAGGATCGCGTATACCTGGGTAGTGCTACGCCGAAATTCAGTTACGGTTTCAATGCAACGCTGGGTTACAAAAACTTTGACCTTCGTTTATTCTTCCAGGGTGTACAAGGTGTAGAAGTAGTAAATGCACTGGATTACTTTACCCGTAGCTCAATGGGTACCTGGAATTCCGTTACGGATCGCCTCAATCGCTGGACGCCTGAGAATACGAACACCAACGAACCCCGCATGACGGCTAAAGATGCCAATGCCAATTATCGGTTCAGTGATCGTTTCGTACAAAGTGGTGATTACCTGCGTCTGCGGAACGTAACGCTGGGATACACCATTCCGAAAGTGGTAACGGACCGCTGGAAAATGTCAACGGTACGGGCTTACGTTTCAGTAGATAACCTCCTGACTGTAACGGGCTACAAAGGTTTGGACCCTGAAATCGGTGAGTATGGTTACAACCGGAGCTACAACCCGCTGGCCGTAGGTGTGGACGTAGGAACCTATCCCCAACCTCAAACCTGGCGTGCCGGGCTAACGCTCAATTTCTAG
- a CDS encoding RagB/SusD family nutrient uptake outer membrane protein, which produces MKFKYIIVALLLATSGTMQSCSDFLDKNPLGQDTDQNFYTDPNNAILAVNAAYDVLSYDEGNDGLGNYVNHNYEWMFGDVLSEDAEKGSTPGDMPPLQELKEWRATGTNTIAQAVWQNMFQAIYRTNLLLQNLENSPIDATLKNRLMGEAYFIRGYSYFYMLRLYGGLPLFTKPVQPSDYSNTKRSTLSETYAFIEADFKKAAELLPEKNAYEAADAGRATKGAANGFLARAILYQMGTDNPRGHTWKELYDLTDVIAKSGQYALTDNYAAIQEGESENNKESLFEIQFAESNVTWGIQRSGTNNNQIQNNRNTWGWGFNNPTQSLVNAFEANDPRKAATIYKTGDIVTGIEQVINFPSENSTGFLNRKAAIIKPTQPSQSPQNIRKLRYADVLLMRAEAAAHLGNESEARTILNQIRDRARKSTLPRGSKLNTMTYEPANTPASALPPIAATVTGTALLDAIYHERRVELGMEALHFWDQVRTGTYFNSLPASIRSSAMSHSIAGSVNPIPVLPIPANEVQSWGLEQNPGY; this is translated from the coding sequence ATGAAATTCAAATATATCATCGTGGCTTTGCTGCTGGCTACTAGCGGTACGATGCAGAGCTGCAGCGATTTTCTGGATAAAAATCCGCTAGGCCAGGATACGGACCAGAACTTTTACACGGATCCCAATAATGCCATTCTAGCCGTTAACGCGGCCTATGACGTACTGAGCTACGACGAAGGAAACGATGGCTTGGGCAACTACGTCAACCACAACTACGAGTGGATGTTCGGGGATGTACTTTCAGAAGACGCCGAAAAAGGAAGTACGCCGGGCGATATGCCTCCCTTGCAGGAACTGAAAGAATGGCGGGCTACGGGTACCAACACCATCGCTCAGGCCGTTTGGCAAAACATGTTTCAGGCGATTTATCGGACGAACCTATTGCTGCAAAACCTGGAGAATTCACCCATTGATGCAACGCTGAAAAACCGGTTAATGGGCGAGGCGTACTTCATTCGGGGCTACAGTTATTTCTACATGCTGCGTTTGTACGGCGGACTGCCCCTGTTTACGAAACCCGTGCAGCCTTCGGATTACAGCAATACCAAGCGGTCTACCCTCAGCGAAACGTACGCGTTCATTGAAGCAGATTTCAAGAAAGCCGCTGAACTGCTACCCGAGAAAAATGCCTACGAAGCGGCAGACGCCGGTCGTGCGACCAAAGGAGCTGCCAATGGATTCCTGGCCCGTGCGATCCTGTATCAAATGGGAACCGACAATCCTCGGGGTCATACCTGGAAAGAGTTGTATGATCTAACCGATGTGATTGCCAAATCGGGTCAGTACGCGTTGACGGACAACTACGCCGCGATTCAGGAAGGAGAAAGCGAAAACAATAAAGAATCGTTGTTTGAAATTCAGTTTGCCGAATCCAACGTGACCTGGGGTATCCAGCGTTCCGGAACGAACAACAACCAGATTCAGAACAACCGGAATACCTGGGGCTGGGGCTTCAATAACCCGACGCAAAGTCTGGTGAATGCTTTTGAAGCGAATGATCCCCGGAAAGCCGCTACGATCTACAAAACGGGCGACATCGTTACGGGTATCGAGCAGGTGATCAACTTCCCTTCCGAAAACTCAACGGGTTTCCTGAACCGGAAAGCGGCCATCATCAAGCCTACGCAGCCTTCGCAGTCGCCGCAAAACATTCGTAAATTGCGTTACGCAGATGTATTGCTGATGCGAGCCGAAGCCGCTGCTCACCTGGGCAACGAAAGCGAAGCTCGTACAATCCTGAATCAGATTCGTGACCGGGCTCGTAAGTCGACGCTGCCCCGAGGCTCGAAACTGAATACCATGACCTACGAACCCGCCAATACGCCCGCTTCAGCACTGCCGCCGATTGCCGCTACGGTAACGGGAACGGCTCTGCTGGATGCCATTTACCACGAGCGTCGCGTGGAGTTGGGTATGGAAGCCCTGCACTTCTGGGATCAGGTTCGTACGGGAACGTACTTTAACTCACTGCCTGCTTCGATTCGTTCTTCGGCCATGAGTCATAGCATTGCGGGTTCGGTTAACCCCATCCCTGTACTGCCCATTCCGGCAAACGAAGTACAGTCCTGGGGTCTGGAACAGAATCCGGGGTATTAA
- a CDS encoding glycoside hydrolase family 26 protein, giving the protein MLRTALVCLTLYAGSLGAQTAPIDKKATKETRNLYTNLQKLAKKGTMFGHQDDLGYGVNWRAETGRSDVKEVVGEYPAVFGWDLGRIEFDSTHEIDGIPFESQRKFVEQVYAQGGVNTFSWHLNNPTDPTKTSWDKVDFTIRKLFSDPQARQRYDAWLDRVAAYFNSLKGPKGEAIPVIFRPFHEHTGSWFWWGKDHATVDEYVQLWRYTVEYLRDKKDVHNVLYAYSTDRFPTKEEYLERYPGDAYIDIVGFDIYHRPQPGQPDHFVANTRQRVEILKEVGQEKKKVYAITETGLEKLPQPNWWTQVLAPIIKNAGLSYVLVWRNGNPGHFYAPYAGQATAEDFKKFSQQSDVYLQKKTAAAQLYR; this is encoded by the coding sequence ATGTTACGCACGGCTCTGGTTTGTCTGACTTTATACGCGGGGAGCCTCGGTGCTCAGACCGCCCCTATTGATAAAAAAGCCACAAAAGAAACCCGGAACCTGTATACCAATTTGCAGAAGCTGGCGAAAAAGGGAACCATGTTCGGTCATCAGGACGATCTGGGGTATGGCGTGAACTGGCGGGCCGAAACCGGTCGTTCGGATGTGAAGGAGGTCGTGGGCGAGTACCCCGCCGTATTCGGCTGGGATCTGGGTCGGATTGAATTCGATAGTACCCACGAAATCGACGGGATTCCGTTCGAAAGTCAGCGGAAGTTTGTGGAGCAGGTCTACGCTCAAGGCGGTGTCAATACGTTTAGCTGGCACCTAAACAACCCGACCGACCCCACAAAAACGAGCTGGGATAAAGTAGATTTCACCATCCGTAAACTCTTTAGTGATCCACAGGCCCGGCAACGGTACGATGCCTGGCTGGATCGGGTCGCGGCTTATTTCAATAGTCTGAAAGGCCCGAAAGGTGAAGCCATTCCCGTGATCTTCCGCCCCTTCCACGAGCATACGGGTAGCTGGTTCTGGTGGGGGAAAGACCATGCTACGGTGGACGAATACGTGCAATTGTGGCGATATACTGTCGAGTATTTACGCGATAAAAAAGACGTTCATAATGTACTGTATGCGTATTCGACCGACCGTTTTCCGACAAAAGAAGAATACCTCGAACGCTATCCCGGCGATGCGTATATCGACATCGTTGGTTTTGACATTTACCACCGTCCGCAACCCGGTCAGCCTGACCATTTTGTGGCGAATACGCGTCAAAGGGTGGAGATCCTGAAAGAGGTGGGGCAGGAAAAGAAAAAGGTCTACGCCATCACCGAAACCGGCCTTGAAAAACTGCCCCAGCCGAACTGGTGGACGCAGGTACTGGCACCGATTATCAAAAACGCGGGTTTATCTTACGTGCTGGTTTGGCGAAATGGCAATCCGGGGCACTTTTATGCTCCCTATGCCGGACAAGCTACTGCGGAAGATTTTAAGAAATTTTCGCAGCAATCGGACGTTTACCTCCAAAAGAAAACAGCGGCTGCCCAACTCTACCGCTAA
- a CDS encoding sodium:solute symporter family protein, producing the protein MKLSLLDFCIIIIYLVAVIVLGLVLKKRASRNKEAYMLGGKTLPWYMLGLSNASDMFDISGTMWMVSLAFVYGLKSLWIPWLWPVFNQVFMMMYLSVWLRRSNVTTGAEWIGTRFGKGPGVTASHTIVVVFALLSCLGFLAYGFVGLGKFMEIFIPFESIAPYLPFRITPEYVGPFYGIIFTAFAVFYAILGGMTSIVIGDVLKYGIMTISAFVIAVIAMQQLSGRTLEVPQGWYTPFFGWKLDDLNWSGILEEVNTKIKSDGFSLFGIFFMMMTFKGILASLAGPAPNYDMQKILSTKSPQEAAKMSGIVSIVLLPVRYAMVMGLTVLALLHFDQLGLHTSRGIDFEKILPASILQFVPAGLMGLLLAGLLAAFMGTFAGTLNAAQAYVVNDIYLKYINPGASNSRISRMNYFSGLVVASIGILMGLFAKDVNSILQWIVSALYGGYVAANVLKWHWWRFNANGFFWGMLAGIVPALIFPYVFRETLSLYYFPLLFLLSLAGCIIGSLVTPPTDRQTLTTFYRTVRPWGFWKPIQDQVQAEDPNFRPNQAFGRDAFNVIIGIIAQCGLTLVPMYLILKMNVELTITLGVLGLCVVILKKTWWDRLPTEEPASPASAHRLTKTLNDFS; encoded by the coding sequence ATGAAATTATCCCTACTGGACTTTTGTATCATCATTATTTACCTGGTGGCGGTCATTGTGCTGGGTTTGGTCCTCAAAAAACGGGCTTCCCGCAACAAGGAAGCGTATATGTTAGGTGGAAAAACCCTGCCGTGGTATATGCTGGGGTTGTCGAACGCCTCGGATATGTTCGATATTTCCGGTACCATGTGGATGGTCTCCCTGGCCTTCGTGTACGGACTGAAAAGCCTCTGGATTCCCTGGCTCTGGCCCGTATTCAATCAGGTATTTATGATGATGTACCTGTCGGTCTGGCTACGCCGTTCGAACGTGACCACTGGAGCCGAATGGATCGGAACACGGTTTGGCAAGGGGCCGGGGGTAACGGCCTCGCATACGATCGTCGTCGTGTTTGCCCTGTTGAGTTGCCTGGGGTTTTTGGCGTATGGTTTCGTGGGTTTGGGCAAATTCATGGAAATTTTTATTCCGTTTGAAAGCATTGCTCCGTACCTGCCGTTTCGTATCACTCCGGAATACGTGGGACCTTTCTACGGCATCATTTTCACCGCCTTTGCCGTATTTTACGCCATTTTGGGAGGTATGACGAGCATCGTGATTGGCGATGTGCTCAAGTACGGAATCATGACGATTTCGGCTTTCGTGATTGCCGTCATTGCCATGCAGCAGCTTTCCGGTAGAACGCTGGAAGTGCCGCAGGGCTGGTATACGCCCTTTTTCGGTTGGAAACTTGACGATCTGAACTGGTCGGGGATTCTGGAAGAAGTGAATACCAAAATCAAGTCGGATGGTTTTTCCCTGTTCGGAATCTTCTTCATGATGATGACCTTCAAGGGTATTCTGGCGAGTCTGGCCGGACCGGCTCCGAATTACGATATGCAGAAAATTCTGTCAACCAAATCACCCCAAGAAGCTGCCAAGATGAGTGGGATTGTTTCGATCGTGCTGCTGCCCGTGCGGTATGCGATGGTGATGGGTTTGACGGTACTGGCTCTGTTGCATTTCGATCAGCTAGGCTTGCATACATCGCGGGGCATTGATTTCGAGAAAATCCTGCCCGCGTCCATTTTGCAGTTCGTACCTGCCGGACTGATGGGTCTGCTGCTGGCTGGCTTACTGGCGGCGTTTATGGGCACCTTTGCGGGTACGCTCAATGCCGCTCAGGCCTACGTAGTGAATGACATTTACCTGAAATACATCAACCCCGGAGCTAGCAATAGCCGCATTTCCCGGATGAATTACTTCTCCGGACTGGTAGTAGCCAGTATCGGTATTCTGATGGGACTGTTTGCTAAAGATGTTAACAGCATTCTGCAATGGATCGTCTCGGCTTTGTACGGCGGTTACGTCGCGGCCAATGTATTGAAATGGCATTGGTGGCGATTTAATGCCAATGGCTTTTTCTGGGGTATGCTGGCGGGAATCGTTCCGGCCCTGATTTTCCCTTACGTCTTCCGAGAAACGCTGAGTCTGTATTATTTCCCGCTGCTGTTTCTGCTCTCGCTGGCGGGGTGTATCATTGGTTCGCTGGTGACGCCGCCGACGGATCGGCAGACGCTGACCACCTTTTACCGTACCGTACGTCCCTGGGGTTTCTGGAAGCCGATTCAAGATCAGGTACAGGCCGAAGATCCCAATTTTCGGCCCAACCAAGCGTTTGGACGAGACGCCTTTAATGTCATCATCGGGATCATCGCTCAATGTGGACTAACGCTGGTGCCCATGTATTTGATTTTGAAAATGAACGTTGAGCTGACGATAACCCTCGGTGTATTGGGCCTTTGTGTAGTGATTTTGAAGAAAACCTGGTGGGATCGCTTACCGACGGAAGAACCTGCATCGCCAGCTTCCGCTCACCGTTTAACCAAAACCTTAAATGACTTTTCATGA